A window of Adhaeribacter arboris genomic DNA:
AGCTTTAAAAACGAATGACTCGGTAGGCTTAAGTAAAGTTTACAATAATCTGGGTAATCTGTACGAAGACAAAAAAGAATACACCAAAGCCCTTCGCTATTTTTCTAAAGCGGCCGCCATGCAGCGGCAACTAAACCAAAGCCGTAGTCTGGCTATCAGTTTACATAACATGGGGCATGTGCACGTTTATTTACCGCACCCGGAGCAGGGCCTACCTTATCTTTTCGAATCATTAAAGATTAATCAAACGCTTCATAATAAAATACTTTTGTCAGGTACCTTGGGGAGTGCTGCTCAAATTTACCATTTGCTGGGTAACAAAGATAAAGCGCTGGAATATGCCCGTGAAAGTTATAGTTTGGCTCAGAAAACAGAATCGAGTAAAAAAATTAGAGATGCGGCGATACTATTGCAGAACTTTTATGCCAAACAGGGAAATTATAAGGAAGCTTATGAGTACCTGAAAACCGTTAATAAACAGGATAGCTTATTAAACCTGGAGCATCAAAAAATAAAAGCCGCTGAAATTACGGCGGAACAAGAAAAGCACATTCTGGAGTTGCAGCAGAAAAAGTCACTAGCCGAAAAGGAAAGCCAGGTGCTCAAAATTAAAAAACAACAGGCAACTCTGGGGTTTAGCGCCGCGATTATGTTCTTGTTATCGGTTCTTTTGTTGGTTGCCTTCCGGAGCCGGCAGCGCTTTAAAGCTTCTTCGGAGCAGTTAAGGGAAGCTAACCACCAGATGGTGGCGCAAAACAAAGAGATTAAACAACAAAAAGCCACTTTATTTTCTCAGTCTCAAATCTTACAAAAACAGAATGCGCTGCTCGAAAGCCATAACGGCTTTAAAACCCGGGTTTTCTCCATTATATCGCATGATTTACGGGCGCCTTTCGGTTCTATAAAAGGTATTTTAAATTTAATAAATACCCAGAACTTATCGCAGGAAGACCTTACGATGCTTTTTACGGTGCTCAGCAAAGAAATGGATCATTCCCTGGAAATGATGGAAAGTTTATTATTATGGTCTAAATCGCAGTTGTCTGGCTCTAATGTCGTACTAAAATCCGTTTCGGTTCAGCCGGTAGTGGCCGACAACCTGCAACTACTAACCGCTAGTGCCGAGCAAAAAGGAATACTTTTAGTAAATGCTGTCCCAGAAAATACGTTCATCCATACCGATAAGGAACGGTTAAATTTTGTGATCCGGAATCTAATTCAGAATGCAATTAAGTTTACCTCTACGGGCGGACTGGTAAAAATTGAAGCCGAGGAACAAGAAAATCAGGTAAATATTTTAATTAGCGATACCGGTAAAGGAATTTCCGCAAAAAACTTATCCCGACTTTTTACCGAAGATAGATTTACCACTTTAGGCACTTTAAATGAAAAAGGATCGGGTTTAGGTTTAATGCTTTGTAAAGAATTAATGGAAAGTGTACAAGGTCGCATTCAGGTAGAAAGCCAGGAAGGCCAGGGCAGCACTTTTATAATTGTGCTGCCCAAAGCAAGTTCGATAGAGCCGTTATTAATTGAAACCGATAACCTGATTTTAAACTAAAGAATTATTTTTCCGCAAGCACGAGCCGGTATACAAGCATTGGATTAAGCTTTACCCGTTTAGTTTACTCTGAAGAGAAATCAAATAGGGTGTGTTACCAAATTAGTTTTTAGAAAAAATCTTTAAGGGAGTAACAGGTGAAAGTATTTTGCCTTCATTTCTAATTCATAATGCATAATTTTTAATTGCTCGAAGCACTAATTCCATTATTTTTTTACTTCTTTACCACTAATATACACCCCGGAAATCTTTCTTGCATTCTTTATATCCGCTAAGGGATTTGCCTCTAGAACTACAAAATCTGCCCAGTGACCGGGAATTAATGTGCCTAAATCTTTCAAACCCATGTATTCGGCGGCATTTTTGGTCGCCGACACAATAATCTGCATGGGCGTAAGGCCCGCCTTCGCCATCATTTCCATTTCCATGTGTTCAAAGTAACCCATGAACCGGGTAGATATCCCGCTATCCGTCCCAAAAACAATCGGAACTCCCTGGTCGCTTAAGGTTTTTAAATTAGCCGTAGCGGTGGGAAGTTGCTGTTTGTAAGCATTGGCGCTTTTACTATTCCG
This region includes:
- a CDS encoding ATP-binding protein, which encodes MKKVLLCLLLLPVLLRAQYNPDSLLTLLGKSQIPAQTVDLHCKLSKQYQLSDIKKSKKHAEAAVRLAKQFHLKSGQAEALTLLGHANLVLGEYDQALDCHFNSLDLALRAQDTSVIIASYTSLGVMYHKIRDAHRAFAYYEKARNLALKTNDSVGLSKVYNNLGNLYEDKKEYTKALRYFSKAAAMQRQLNQSRSLAISLHNMGHVHVYLPHPEQGLPYLFESLKINQTLHNKILLSGTLGSAAQIYHLLGNKDKALEYARESYSLAQKTESSKKIRDAAILLQNFYAKQGNYKEAYEYLKTVNKQDSLLNLEHQKIKAAEITAEQEKHILELQQKKSLAEKESQVLKIKKQQATLGFSAAIMFLLSVLLLVAFRSRQRFKASSEQLREANHQMVAQNKEIKQQKATLFSQSQILQKQNALLESHNGFKTRVFSIISHDLRAPFGSIKGILNLINTQNLSQEDLTMLFTVLSKEMDHSLEMMESLLLWSKSQLSGSNVVLKSVSVQPVVADNLQLLTASAEQKGILLVNAVPENTFIHTDKERLNFVIRNLIQNAIKFTSTGGLVKIEAEEQENQVNILISDTGKGISAKNLSRLFTEDRFTTLGTLNEKGSGLGLMLCKELMESVQGRIQVESQEGQGSTFIIVLPKASSIEPLLIETDNLILN